One genomic region from Capra hircus breed San Clemente chromosome 18, ASM170441v1, whole genome shotgun sequence encodes:
- the ZNF671 gene encoding LOW QUALITY PROTEIN: zinc finger protein 671 (The sequence of the model RefSeq protein was modified relative to this genomic sequence to represent the inferred CDS: inserted 5 bases in 4 codons; deleted 2 bases in 2 codons; substituted 3 bases at 3 genomic stop codons) translates to MDLVSPSLHGCVLSEDVSVCFSLEEWRLLAEAQRLLYGNVMLETLALLASLGIIPTRSHFIMXLEQREEPWVPAQVEMTPATEKEPHMGRDEWTQRGAGYHCHAVEAEAASSEQTVSLEGMSPFRTPVAAXKTQPYDMSGPALKDIFHPTEQPGGKARQKPHKCEAYGRQFWFSADLHQHQKQHSGEKFFRKDETKDSXKSYRICVMEKIYEHGEDRMHMPAPSDLKHWVSHDRMKPHMSTGCGGALSTEQKINKRSECGKSFTWKDTLAQHQRIYTGERPHECSICGKFFSQSCDLLKHQTIHTSERPYKCNXCREIFRQVSGLLEHRXVHTGERLFQCSNCRKFXSSKSNLIQHQEVHTGARPYTCSECGKVFNCKYTLILHQRTHTGEEPYECSECGKTFSQSSHLHVHWRVHXSDYKCRKCGKAFSCISKLIQHQKVHSGDKLYECSRCGKAFAQRPNLTQHWKLHMGARAAGRVQLQMHACSPPEDSYWRRSVRVQGTWAIS, encoded by the exons ATGGACCTTGTGTCCCCGTCTTTGCATGGCTGTGTCCTGTCTGAGGATGTGTCTGTGTGCTTCTCCCTGGAAGAATGGAGGCTCCTTGCTGAGGCCCAGAGGCTCCTGTATGGGAATGTGATGCTGGAGACCTTGGCGCTTTTAGCTTCCCTGG GAATCATACCCACCAGATCACACTTCATCATGTAGCTGGAGCAGAGGGAGGAGCCCTGGGTGCCTGCCCAGGTGGAGATGACTCCAGCCACAGAGAAAGAGCCTCATATGGGACGTGATGAGTGGACACAGAGAGGAGCAGGAT ACCATTGCCATGCAGTGGAGGCTGAGGCTGCTTCCTCTGAGCAGACtgtttctttagaaggaatgtcACCATTTAGGACTCCTGTGGCAG CGAAGACCCAGCCATATGACATGTCTGGCCCAGCATTAAAAGACATCTTTCATCCTACTGAACAACCAGGA GGGAAAGCCAGGCAGAAGCCACACAAGTGTGAGGCCTATGGGAGACAGTTCTGGTTCAGTGCAGACCTCCATCAGCACCAGAAACAGCACAGTGGAGAGAAATTCTTCAGGAAGGATGAGACCAAGGACTC GAAAAGCTACAGAATCTGTGTGATGGAGAAGATCTATGAACATGGTGAAGACAGAATGCACATGCCAGCCCCCTCTGACCTAAAGCACTGGGTCTCTCATGACAGAATGAAG CCCCACATGAGCACTGGGTGTGGGGGAGCCCTTAGCACTGAACAGAAGATTAACAAacgcagtgaatgtgggaaatcaTTTACCTGGAAAGACACGCTTGCTCAACACCAGAGAATCTACACTGGAGAGAGACCTCATGAGTGCAGCatatgtgggaaattcttcagccAAAGCTGTGACCTTTTGAAACATCAGACCATACACACCAGTGAAAGACCTTACAAGTGCAATTAATGCAGGGAAATTTTCAGACAGGTCTCTGGCTTGCTTGAACACAGGTGAGTTCACACAGGAGAAAGGCTCTTTCAGTGCAgtaactgcagaaaat ttagcAGCAAGTCGAACCTCATTCAGCACCAGGAGGTTCACACAGGAGCAAGGCCATACAcgtgcagtgaatgtgggaaagtGTTCAACTGCAAATACACACTGATTCTGCACCAGAGAACTCACACTGGAGAAGAGCCCTATGAGTGCAGCGAATGTGGGAAGACCTTCAGCCAGAGCTCCCACCTTCATGTACACTGGCGAGTTC ACAGTGACTACAAGTGCAGgaaatgtgggaaagccttcagctGCATCTCCAAACTCATTCAGCACCAGAAGGTCCATTCTGGAGACAAGCTGTATGAGTGTAGCAGGTGTGGGAAGGCCTTTGCTCAAAGGCCAAACCTCACTCAGCACTGGAAGCTTCACATGGGAGCAAGGGCTGCTGGAAGAGTTCAACTGCAAATGCATGCTTGTTCTCCACCAGAGGACTCATACTGGAGAAGAAGCGTGAGAGTGCAGGGAACGTGGGCGATCTCTTAG